The following are encoded together in the Zingiber officinale cultivar Zhangliang chromosome 8A, Zo_v1.1, whole genome shotgun sequence genome:
- the LOC122008552 gene encoding receptor like protein kinase S.2-like has product MPFDVTRLGLCLCFLLPSDAEAARQSTTPFHSLKPPIGKPFRRRVVSALRWFCPRCFPRDGAGEFQDVAGAHVLPASHKVAGGNPRIFSYSELYIGTKGFSDEEVLGSGGFGRVYRAVLPGDGSVVAVKCVARRGDRIEKAFAAELVAVAQLRHRNLVRLCGWCVHDDHLLLVYDYMPNRSLDRLLFPQPLKTGVRPLDWPRRRRIMRGLAAALFYLHEQLDTQIIHRDVKTSNVMLDAEFNARLGDFGLARWLEHGDELVEKTMRSFSATNYQFRLTDTSRIGGTIGYLPPESFQKRGGGGSATAKSDVFSFGIVVLEVATGRRAVDLSSPDDQIFMLDWIRRLADDGRCLEAGDHRLPDGSYPLSEMRRFIHLGLLCSLHDPHSRPTMKWVMEILSSESATDLPTLPCFKSQPQYISFSSSTTTTTTATTTTTSNYLTAGNTTLFITADNGGGSTGSESRRAMKAAIPSIDTPREIPYKEIVAITNNFSVSQMVAEMDFGTGYRGYLDNRFHVLVKRLGMRTCPALRARFAGELRNLAHLRHRHLVQLRGWCTEQGEMLVVYDFFTGGSSLLSHHLFHRAAALDWRRRYHIVKCLASAVLYLHEEWEEQVIHRNITSSAIFLDPDRNPRLGAFALAEFLSRNAEGHHAPAPSASARGIFGYMSPEYMETGEATAMADVYSFGVVVLEVVSGRMAVDLRWPEVLLVKKVCLLESRKRPLAELADPKLDGEFEPEELVRLVKLGIACTRSSAASRPSMRQIVSILDGNDGLLKMSSHKKESRSDWESKNAAALSLIRRIQALGIQ; this is encoded by the coding sequence ATGCCGTTCGACGTGACGCGACTCGGCCTCTGCCTCTGTTTCCTCCTCCCCTCCGACGCTGAAGCTGCCAGACAAAGCACCACCCCCTTCCACTCCTTAAAGCCTCCGATTGGGAAGCCCTTCCGCCGCCGCGTCGTCTCCGCTCTCCGCTGGTTCTGCCCTCGCTgtttccctcgcgacggcgccggcgAATTCCAGGATGTCGCAGGCGCGCATGTTCTCCCTGCGAGTCACAAGGTCGCCGGAGGAAACCCCCGGATCTTTAGCTATTCCGAGCTTTACATCGGCACCAAAGGGTTTAGCGACGAGGAGGTCCTCGGCAGCGGCGGGTTCGGACGCGTGTACCGCGCGGTGCTCCCCGGCGACGGATCTGTGGTGGCCGTCAAGTGCGTCGCCCGCCGCGGCGACCGCATCGAGAAGGCCTTCGCGGCGGAACTGGTGGCTGTCGCTCAGCTCCGCCACCGGAACCTCGTCCGCCTCTGCGGCTGGTGCGTCCACGACGACCATCTCTTGCTCGTCTACGACTACATGCCCAACCGCAGCCTGGACCGTCTCCTGTTCCCCCAGCCGCTGAAGACCGGCGTCCGGCCGCTCGACTGGCCGCGCCGCAGGAGGATCATGCGCGGCCTCGCGGCGGCCCTCTTCTATCTCCACGAGCAGCTCGACACGCAGATCATCCACCGCGACGTCAAGACCAGCAACGTTATGCTGGACGCGGAGTTCAATGCCCGGCTCGGCGACTTCGGCCTCGCGCGGTGGCTGGAGCACGGCGACGAGCTCGTTGAGAAAACAATGCGTTCTTTCTCCGCCACCAACTACCAGTTCCGGCTCACGGACACCAGCCGGATCGGCGGCACGATAGGGTACCTCCCGCCGGAGAGCTTTCAGAAGCGCGGCGGCGGGGGATCGGCGACGGCGAAGTCGGACGTGTTCAGCTTCGGGATTGTGGTGCTGGAGGTGGCAACCGGGCGTCGAGCCGTGGACCTCTCCTCACCGGACGACCAAATCTTCATGCTAGATTGGATCCGGCGGCTCGCCGACGACGGGCGCTGCCTCGAGGCTGGAGATCACAGGCTTCCGGACGGCTCCTATCCCTTGTCGGAGATGCGGCGGTTCATCCACCTCGGCCTCCTCTGCTCCCTCCACGACCCGCACTCACGGCCGACGATGAAGTGGGTGATGGAGATCCTCTCGTCAGAGAGCGCCACCGATCTCCCCACTCTCCCCTGTTTTAAATCCCAGCCCCAATACATCTCCTTTTCTTCCTCGACCACCACCACAACCACCGCAACCACCACCACTACATCCAACTACCTAACCGCCGGGAACACCACTCTGTTCATAACCGCCGACAACGGCGGCGGATCAACAGGCAGCGAGAGCCGGCGCGCCATGAAGGCGGCGATACCGAGCATCGACACGCCTCGCGAGATCCCCTACAAGGAGATCGTGGCGATAACTAACAATTTCTCAGTGTCGCAGATGGTAGCAGAGATGGACTTCGGCACCGGCTACCGTGGCTACCTCGACAACCGCTTCCACGTGCTAGTGAAGCGGCTGGGGATGCGCACGTGCCCGGCCCTGCGCGCGCGGTTCGCTGGCGAGCTCCGCAACCTCGCTCACCTCCGCCACCGCCACCTCGTCCAGCTGCGCGGGTGGTGCACGGAGCAGGGCGAGATGCTGGTCGTCTACGACTTCTTCACCGGCGGCAGCAGCCTGCTCAGCCACCACCTCTTCCACCGCGCCGCAGCCCTGGACTGGCGCCGCCGCTACCACATCGTGAAGTGCCTCGCCTCCGCCGTGCTCTACCTCCACGAAGAGTGGGAGGAGCAGGTGATCCACCGCAACATCACCTCCTCGGCCATCTTCCTCGACCCCGACCGCAACCCCCGGCTAGGCGCCTTCGCGCTGGCCGAGTTCCTCTCCCGCAACGCAGAAGGACACCACGCGCCCGCCCCTTCAGCCTCGGCGCGCGGCATATTCGGGTACATGTCGCCGGAGTACATGGAAACAGGGGAGGCGACGGCGATGGCGGACGTGTACAGCTTCGGCGTGGTGGTGCTGGAGGTGGTGAGCGGGCGGATGGCGGTGGACCTGCGGTGGCCGGAGGTGCTTCTGGTCAAAAAGGTGTGCTTGCTGGAGTCGAGGAAGCGGCCGCTGGCGGAGCTCGCCGACCCGAAGCTCGACGGCGAGTTCGAACCAGAGGAGCTGGTGCGACTAGTGAAGCTGGGCATCGCCTGCACGCGGTCGAGCGCGGCGTCGAGGCCGAGCATGCGGCAGATCGTGAGCATATTGGACGGCAACGACGGATTGCTAAAAATGTCAAGCCACAAGAAGGAGAGCAGATCGGATTGGGAATCCAAGAACGCCGCCGCTCTCTCCTTGATCAGGAGAATCCAAGCTCTCGGAATCCAGTAA